In Ctenopharyngodon idella isolate HZGC_01 chromosome 2, HZGC01, whole genome shotgun sequence, the following are encoded in one genomic region:
- the LOC127500067 gene encoding uncharacterized protein LOC127500067 codes for MGAMRLCFLLFCLFLASVSSVKKLNNIDDLKDITYAKSAPRHGLQLLFWFAQKVLNVDQNNILILDSNFDPHRGDFGFHQYLNKEGILPSLSFLQRYYSVGNLKSPGSKALPAYVQRYYRNTNVPQRNMDRLIVSMEQNKPKRILSVFITSHNLHKNDFNPSDTYEIDPALILQIGDPYNCTLDQNNNYGIYTMTRNSQDTEYDRYRQFLTKTGYSSTDCTHSHFSRKKRSPYLQCNTYEGIKLELKATTEGNAKLIWEIPAEIMDNSKYVHTEICQNTYSSDTNDVYTEVRKQLTIYESSGALDTSVSLKAGLQPRLRLYPSLFDFQFTNPYIWYGPEFDGANGMIPTTIKGFDASLQLYAEDGKACARLYIKKTFSNWKDVFYHSWVGFYKSSQDKNDGYSTYQYANKFAKTENHFTHNYDVYQYNFNLAIAPGVQIRFLLEKKYNNVLAQTTPWESDEVVTILPSVCGTLNPSLQPERSLNGPEFFYGPELDDAGLQLFA; via the coding sequence ATGGGTGCCATGAGACTCTGCTTCCTGCTCTTCTGCCTCTTCTTGGCGAGCGTCTCTTCTGTGAAAAAACTTAACAATATTGATGACCTGAAAGACATTACATATGCCAAGTCTGCTCCACGTCATGGACTCCAGTTATTGTTCTGGTTTGCTCAAAAAGTTCTGAATGTTGATCAGAACAACATTCTCATCCTTGATTCAAATTTTGATCCACATAGAGGCGACTTTGGATTCCATCAGTATTTAAATAAAGAGGGCATTCTCCCCTCATTGAGCTTTTTGCAGAGATACTATTCGGTTGGCAATTTAAAATCTCCTGGATCCAAAGCATTGCCGGCCTATGTGCAGAGGTATTACAGAAACACCAATGTCCCACAAAGAAATATGGACAGGCTCATTGTCTCGATGGAACAAAATAAGCCAAAAAGGATACTCTCAGTGTTCATTACATCACATAACCTTCACAAGAATGACTTTAATCCTTCTGACACTTATGAGATTGATCCTGCACTGATCTTGCAGATCGGAGACCCTTATAACTGCACTCTGGATCAGAACAATAATTATGGTATTTACACAATGACACGTAATTCACAAGACACAGAATATGACAGATACCGTCAGTTTTTGACAAAGACAGGATATAGCAGCACTGACTGTACACACAGTCATTTCAGCCGAAAGAAACGCTCACCTTATTTACAATGTAATACATATGAGGGAATTAAACTAGAGTTAAAGGCAACTACAGAAGGAAACGCAAAACTCATATGGGAGATACCTGCTGAAATTATGGATAACTCTAAATATGTACACACTGAAATTTGCCAAAATACTTATTCCAGTGATACTAATGACGTTTATACAGAGGTCAGGAAACAGTTGACTATTTATGAATCATCTGGGGCTTTAGATACTTCTGTCTCCCTGAAAGCTGGTCTCCAACCCCGACTGCGATTGTACCCATCGCTTTTTGATTTTCAGTTCACTAATCCCTACATTTGGTATGGACCAGAGTTTGATGGAGCTAATGGAATGATCCCCACTACAATCAAGGGGTTTGATGCTAGTCTGCAGCTCTACGCTGAAGATGGCAAAGCCTGTGCTCGACTCTACATCAAAAAAACCTTCAGTAACTGGAAGGATGTTTTTTACCACTCATGGGTTGGGTTTTACAAAAGTTCACAAGATAAAAATGATGGCTATTCCACATATCAGTATGCTAATAAGTTTGCAAAGACCGAAAACCAtttcacacacaattatgatGTTTACCAGTACAATTTCAATTTGGCTATTGCTCCTGGAGTTCAAATCCGTTTTCTGCTGGAgaaaaaatataacaatgtTTTAGCACAAACTACACCCTGGGAGAGCGATGAAGTAGTGACAATATTACCATCAGTTTGTGGCACTCTGAATCCTAGTCTTCAGCCTGAACGCTCATTAAATGGTCCAGAATTCTTTTATGGACCGGAGCTTGATGATGCTGGTCTGCAGCTCTTCGCCTGA